The following coding sequences are from one Musa acuminata AAA Group cultivar baxijiao chromosome BXJ1-6, Cavendish_Baxijiao_AAA, whole genome shotgun sequence window:
- the LOC135676587 gene encoding RPM1-interacting protein 4-like — MAQQAKVPKFGNWETAESVPYTQYFDQARSKNDRKTTTNPNGGTENSKIVSTGVESLVDASSTKTGSNLETTKPKDPRPLRKDAGNINQTDTPVSKEGVVRKPDNKRRSNRQHGGYQGKSVDRAANDPPPSGKKTALEGTPGRIRTTPGDRACGTPHHDVTVPPFAGWDENDPASGEEYTGIFKLIAENRRTPGTPYEPPQPSGQKQESTGTKGCGCLSWILK, encoded by the exons ATGGCG CAACAAGCAAAAGTACCTAAATTTGGCAACTGGGAAACTGCTGAAAGTGTCCCTTACACGCAATACTTTGATCAAGCTCGGAGCAAAAATGACAGAAAAACCACTACTAATCCAAATGGTGGTACTGAAAACTCAAAGATAGTCTCTACTGGTGTAGAATCTCTGGTCGATGCATCTTCAACTAAAACTGGGTCCAATCTTGAGACCACCAAACCTAAGGATCCAAGACCATTGAGGAAGGATGCTGGTAATATCAATCAAACTGATACACCTGTGAGTAAAGAAGGTGTTGTTCGCAAACCCGATAACAAGAGGAGATCAAACAGACAACATGGTGGATATCAGGGTAAATCGGTTGACAGAGCTGCAAATGATCCTCCTCCATCGGGCAAAAAGACAGCATTGGAAGGTACTCCAGGAAGAATTAGAACAACTCCTGGTGATCGAGCCTGTGGAACG CCTCACCATGATGTGACAGTGCCACCTTTTGCTGGATGGGATGAAAATGATCCAGCATCTGGTGAGGAGTACACTGGCATCTTTAAGCTAATAGCTGAGAACAGAAGAACTCCTGGTACTCCATATGAGCCACCACAACCAAGTGGTCAGAAGCAAGAAAGTACTGGAACTAAG GGTTGTGGGTGCTTAAGCTGGATTTTGAAGTGA
- the LOC135676586 gene encoding violaxanthin de-epoxidase, chloroplastic-like, which produces MKSGLFTIGFSTNRSFVPHVKQFPMLNGKIPRSISTYHSFSKKVKSWSNRGIPRIMWRKSQMNRCRLEFRRQAVFDSGDIVVASRSSLCTYKVEEETESSTLLLSTIVNKWNQLYVTTITGLLACTLLFVPSAEAVDSLKTCSCLLKECRVELAKCIANPSCAANVACLQTCNDRPDETECQIKCGDLFENSVVDEFNDCAVSRKKCVPRKSNVGEFPVPDPSVVVRTFNISDFSGKWYITSGLNPTFDTFDCQLHEFHVESDRLVGNLSWRIRTPDSGFFTRSTVQRFVQDPSQPGVLYNHDNEYLHYQDDWYIISSKVENKEDDYIFVYYRGRNDAWDGYGGAVVYTKSAVLPESIVPELEKAAKSIGHDFSQFIRTDNTCGPEPPLVERLEKTVEEGERTIIREVEQIEGEVEEIGKTEVTLLQRLADGFMEVKRDAENLLKGLSKEEMELLDDLKMEARVVENVFGRALPLRKLR; this is translated from the exons ATGAAATCTGGCCTCTTTACAATTGGTTTCTCCACGAATAGAAGCTTTGTTCCGCATGTCAAACAGTTTCCTATGCTTAATGGAAAGATTCCACGGAGCATCTCTACGTACCATTCATTTTCGAAGAAGGTAAAATCGTGGTCCAACAGAGGAATACCAAGGATCATGTGGCGTAAATCTCAGATGAATCGCTGTCGATTGGAGTTCAGGAGGCAAGCTGTCTTTGACAGTGGAGATATTGTAGTGGCAAGCAGGTCTTCTTTATGTACATATAAG GTTGAAGAAGAAACTGAATCGTCAACATTGCTTTTGTCTACCATAGTTAACAAGTGGAATCAGTTGTATGTAACAACTATAACAGGGTTGCTAGCGTGTACTCTTCTATTTGTGCCATCAGCTGAGGCAGTTGATTCCCTCAAGACATGttcttgcctattgaaggaatgcag GGTGGAACTAGCAAAGTGCATTGCTAACCCTTCTTGCGCTGCAAATGTTGCATGTCTGCAAACCTGCAATGATAGGCCCGATGAGACTGAATGCCAG ATTAAATGTGGGGACCTGTTTGAGAACAGTGTTGTAGATGAATTCAATGACTGTGCAGTCTCACGTAAGAAATGTGTTCCAAGAAAATCAAATGTCGGAGAGTTTCCTGTGCCCGATCCATCTGTTGTTGTCAGAACGTTTAATATATCAGATTTCAGTGGGAAGTGGTACATAACAAGCGGCCTAAATCCTACTTTTGACACATTTGACTGCCAATTACATGAGTTTCACGTGGAATCAGACAGGCTCGTGGGAAATTTGTCTTGGAGGATACGTACACCAGATAGTGGTTTCTTCACTAGATCCACCGTCCAGAGATTTGTACAAGATCCTTCGCAGCCTGGGGTACTCTACAATCATGacaatgagtacctccactatcaAGATGATTG gtacattatttcatcaaaggTAGAGAACAAAGAAGAtgattatatatttgtatactaCCGAGGTAGAAATGATGCGTGGGATGGGTATGGAGGTGCAGTTGTATACACAAAGAGTGCTGTTTTACCTGAAAGCATAGTTCCTGAACTAGAAAAGGCCGcaaagagtattggacatgattttagTCAGTTCATCAGGACAGACAATACCTGTGGCCCTGAGCCTCCCCTTGTGGAAAGGCTGGAGAAAACGGTAGAGGAGGGAGAGAGAACGATTATAAGAGAAGTAGAACAGATAGAAGGAGAGGTTGAGGAGATTGGAAAGACTGAAGTGACGCTGTTACAGAGGCTTGCAGATGGATTCATGGAAGTTAAGCGGGACGCTGAGAATTTACTGAAAGGGCTGAGCAAGGAAGAGATGGAGCTGTTGGATGATCTAAAGATGGAAGCGAGAGTAGTTGAAAATGTTTTCGGCCGAGCACTTCCATTGAGGAAGCTAAGGTAG